The Aspergillus chevalieri M1 DNA, chromosome 5, nearly complete sequence genome includes a region encoding these proteins:
- a CDS encoding uncharacterized protein (COG:Q;~EggNog:ENOG410Q88T;~InterPro:IPR036291,IPR002347;~PFAM:PF08659,PF00106,PF13561;~go_process: GO:0055114 - oxidation-reduction process [Evidence IEA]): MPLPGTKSARLLDMLSLKGKVVVVTGASNGHGIGIEVARGCAELGTSIALTYFSRSESCLQNIGDLTRDYGVTSRAYTRDISRWTSVQETVSHIVKDFGQIDIFVANAGRLTDSGVLEGSVESWEEVIQADLNGTFYCAKAVGPHFKERGSGSFIVSSSISGHIANYPQEQTCYNVAKAGCIHLAKSLANEWRNFARVNSVSPGYVETDISDYIPKEKKDM, translated from the coding sequence ATGCCTCTCCCTGGGACGAAATCCGCGAGACTTCTCGATATGCTGAGCCTCAAGGGCAAGGTGGTCGTCGTTACAGGTGCTTCGAATGGCCATGGGATCGGCATTGAAGTAGCCCGCGGTTGTGCTGAACTGGGCACCAGCATTGCCTTGACCTACTTCTCACGTAGTGAGAGTTGTCTTCAAAACATCGGAGACTTAACTCGCGATTACGGGGTCACATCCCGTGCATACACCCGTGACATTAGTCGGTGGACATCTGTCCAGGAGACTGTTTCCCATATCGTGAAAGACTTCGGGCAAATTGACATTTTTGTTGCAAACGCAGGCCGGCTAACTGACTCTGGTGTGCTTGAAGGCAGCGTCGAGTCATGGGAGGAGGTTATTCAAGCAGATTTGAATGGAACTTTCTATTGCGCCAAAGCAGTTGGTCCGCACTTTAAAGAAAGGGGTTCCGGAAGCTTCATCGTGAGCTCCTCGATTTCCGGACATATTGCAAACTATCCGCAAGAGCAAACATGTTATAATGTCGCTAAAGCTGGATGTATTCACTTGGCAAAGTCGCTGGCGAATGAGTGGAGAAACTTTGCGCGTGTCAACTCAGTGTCGCCGGGCTATGTTGAGACTGATATCTCGGATTACATTCctaaagagaaaaaagacatGTAG
- a CDS encoding uncharacterized protein (COG:S;~EggNog:ENOG410PZVK) has translation MSSRVSKTKSSSVRKNELLRKISDNGFAMVFSCTRCARLGKTCVKSDDSDRCSECVKEGGRSRCVEMKPSYSDAEWRRLVRAQHSIKDEEEALLAKLLRLRKQERLLRERANEFISHEFQAIEELEELEREENRTHEEQGKFQKQGEDVECDAQLASVSNDPSLTQMMNSPSFWENFDSAVAGGIPSPTGGNQSSSQ, from the coding sequence ATGTCATCCAGGGTTTCTAAGACCAAATCCTCTTCTGTCCGAAAGAACGAATTGTTGCGCAAGATTTCCGATAACGGTTTTGCTATGGTTTTCTCTTGTACTCGGTGTGCTCGTCTGGGTAAGACCTGCGTCAAATCTGATGATTCCGATCGTTGTAGCGAGTGTGTTAAGGAAGGTGGTCGTTCGCGTTGTGTTGAAATGAAACCTTCCTATTCTGATGCTGAATGGCGTCGTCTCGTTCGTGCTCAGCATTCCAtcaaggatgaagaagaggctcTTCTGGCGAAACTCCTTCGGTTGCGAAAACAAGAACGTTTGCTTAGGGAGCGTGCGAATGAATTTATTTCCCATGAGTTTCAAGCGATCGAAGAATTGGAAGAATtagaaagggaagaaaataGAACTCATGAAGAACAAGGGAAATTTCAGAAACaaggagaggatgttgagtgTGATGCTCAACTGGCGTCGGTATCCAACGATCCTAGTttgactcagatgatgaattccccttccttctgggagaatttcgactctgctgtcgctggtggtattccttcaccaactggtggcaaccagtcaagttcgcaatag
- a CDS encoding sugar porter family MFS transporter (COG:G;~EggNog:ENOG410PHXX;~InterPro:IPR005829,IPR005828,IPR003663,IPR036259, IPR020846;~PFAM:PF00083,PF07690;~TransMembrane:12 (i31-48o78-98i105-124o136-153i165-183o203-224i302-328o340-365i374-396o408-432i444-463o475-493i);~go_component: GO:0016020 - membrane [Evidence IEA];~go_component: GO:0016021 - integral component of membrane [Evidence IEA];~go_function: GO:0022857 - transmembrane transporter activity [Evidence IEA];~go_process: GO:0055085 - transmembrane transport [Evidence IEA]) produces the protein MQATRKRGSVTGLDEVTRTPSGIRGLVQNRGCLGLALFASLGGVLYGYNQGVFGQVQVMSDFEHRFAATLNNSSTKGLLTGILELGAMAGALGSSPLADKYSRKLSISAWCIIFILGVALQVGAPSNVAFIYSGRWFAGMGVGGLSVVVPMFNAELAPASIRGTLVGLQQVAICFGIMISYWIGYGTNYIGGTTYPDQSSAAWRIPLALQLIPAIILCVGSWFLPYSPRWLMLVNKEEECLAVLARLRKQDASSPAVQYEYRSLKVEAYADRETSRLRYGTEKKNWRTEVLEYKRIFTTKVLLHRVGLGAGVQAFGQWSGINSIIYYAPTVFAQVGLSGGSIGLLATGVVGIVMFIFTIPGALLVDKAGRKPMLFWGLANMGISHAIVAALIATYGDNFEEHKSAGNAAIFFIYWMILNYAMPYGPIGWVVTAEASSLDIRAKGVAIGSAVNWIMNFAVAQVTPVMLTNIGYKTFIVSMCFCALGLVWIYFVLPELKGLTLEEIDAVFADEVSAEDRLRRERLAVELGINGMADLAADVGIIDEHKDSSSKREVEMVEE, from the exons ATGCAAGCCACTCGGAAACGGGGCTCCGTCACTGGCCTTGATGAAGTGACTCGCACTCCTAGTGGTATCCGTGGCCTGGTACAAAACAGAGGATGTTTGGGATTGGCCTTGTTCGCCTCTCTTGGGGGTGTCCTCTACGGCTATAATCAG GGAGTGTTTGGTCAGGTCCAGGTCATGTCTGATTTCGAGCATCGTTTTGCAGCCACT CTTAACAACTCTTCAACCAAAGGCCTTCTTACTGGAATTTTAG AGCTGGGAGCTATGGCTGGAGCTTTGGGCAGCAGTCCACTCGCGGACAAATATTCCAGGAAG CTTTCAATTTCAGCCTGGTGCATTATCTTCATACTTGGTGTCGCCCTTCAAGTAGGTGCGCCTAGCAACGTCGCTTTCATTTACT CTGGTCGTTGGTTTGCCGGCATGGGTGTTGGTGGGCTTTCCGTCGTTGTGCCCATGTTCAACGCCGAGCTTGCGCCTGCATCCATTAGAGGTACCCTAGTTGGTCTACAGCAAGTAGCAATTTGCT TCGGCATCATGATATCATATTGGATTGGGTACGGTACTAACTATATCGGTGGAACTACCTACCCAGATCAATCAAGCGCAGCTTGGAGAATTCCGCTTGCACTTCAGCTAATCCCTGCAATTATCCTTTGCGTTGGCTCGTGGTTCCTCCCGTACTCGCCTCGATGGCTCATGCTAGTCAATAAGGAAGAAGAATGTCTTGCGGTTTTGGCTCGCCTTCGAAAACAGGACGCAAGCTCTCCAGCAGTTCAGTATGAATATCGGTCGCTCAAGGTCGAGGCTTATGCAGACCGTGAGACCTCTAGATTGCGCTACGGAACTGAAAAGAAGAACTGGCGCACTGAGGTCCTTGAGTACAAACGGATTTTCACAACAAAAGTACTTCTACATCGTGTTGGTCTCGGCGCCGGTGTTCAAGCATTTGGCCAGTGGTCAG GAATCAATTCAATCATCTATTACGCTCCAACCGTTTTTGCACAAGTCGGTCTTTCGGGCGGAAGCATTGGACTACTGGCCACTGGAGTTGTGGGTATCGTAATGTTCATCTTCACGATCCCAGGCGCTCTTTTGGTGGATAAGGCTGGTCGCAAGCCAATGCTTTTCTGGGGCTTGGCCAATATGGGTATCTCCCACGCAATTGTTGCTGCCCTCATCGCTACCTACGGCGATAATTTTGAAGAGCACAAGTCTGCCGGCAATGCCGCTATTTTCTTCATTTACTGGATGATCCTTAACTACGCAATGCCCTATGGACCTATCGGCTGGGTCGTCACTGCGGAGGCGTCATCGCTTGATATACGCGCCAAAGGAGTCGCTATTGGTTCTGCAGTGAACTGGATCATGAATTTCGCTGTCGCACAAGTCACGCCTGTTATGCTCACGAACATTGGCTACAAGACCTTCATCGTCTCCATGTGCTTCTGTGCCCTTGGTCTGGTCTGGATCTACTTTGTTTTGCCAGAATTGAAAGGCTTGACGCTCGAGGAGATTGATGCCGTTTTTGCGGACGAGGTCAGCGCAGAAGATCGTCTCCGCCGCGAGCGCCTTGCAGTCGAGCTTGGAATCAATGGCATGGCGGATCTGGCTGCAGATGTTGGAATTATAGACGAGCACAAAGATTCGTCGTCTAAGCGGGAGGTCGAAATGGTGGAGGAATAG
- a CDS encoding mannitol dehydrogenase family protein (COG:C;~EggNog:ENOG410PFKP;~InterPro:IPR013118,IPR036291,IPR000669,IPR013131, IPR008927,IPR013328;~PFAM:PF01232,PF08125;~go_function: GO:0003824 - catalytic activity [Evidence IEA];~go_function: GO:0016491 - oxidoreductase activity [Evidence IEA];~go_process: GO:0055114 - oxidation-reduction process [Evidence IEA]), giving the protein MAPLKLNGKNLSPISAGEAQVKVPTYQRGGAVKEGIVHVGVGGFHRAHLAVYVDELMQKHGVDDYAIAGVGLQPFDAAMRDALGSQDHLSTVIERSAKGSMAKVVGSINSFLFAPDDQEAVIAKMAHPDTHIVSLTITESGYYYNENSHELQSEHPDIQFDLNPTNDKAPRTTFGFLYAALARRYHQGLKPFTVMSCDNMQKNGSITRRMLESFARLRNDSVMANWIAEQGAFPNAMVDRITPQTSAADKTALADTFGIEDSWPVVTEPFMQWVIEDQFSDGRPPFEKVGVQVVKDIHAVEEFEKHKLRLLNGSHSAIGYPGQLAGFKYVHEAMENPLFHKFVWQMMQDELPRICLNASGKIPQFIMPSIAESIWTTSPFRRLCFVVAAWFRYVSGVDDNGNTFAVADPMREELHTKAHAGGTSPAELLSIKSLFGDDLRSDKRFLQEITTAMEGIARDGILKTLPKYVD; this is encoded by the exons ATGGCACCCCTCAAACTCAACGGCAAGAATCTGTCACCAATCTCGGCGGGTGAAGCCCAGGTCAAGGTCCCAACCTACCAGCGCGGCGGCGCTGTCAAGGAGGGAATTGTTCACGTCGGTGTTGGCGGCTTTCACAGAGCTCACCTGGCTGTCTATGTCGACGAACTTATGCAGAAGCATGGTGTTGACGACTATGCAATTGCCGGTGTTGGTTTGCAGCCCTTCGATGCGGCCATGCGCGACGCCTTGGGATCGCAGGACCACCTGTCCACCGTTATCGAGCGTTCGGCGAAGGGAAGCATGGCCAAAGTTGTCGGCAGcatcaactccttcctcTTTGCCCCTGACGACCAAGAGGCCGTCATCGCGAAGATGGCGCACCCGGATACCCACATTGTGTCGCTCACCATTACCGAGAGCGGTTACTATTATAATGAGAATTCTCATGAGCTGCAAAGTGAGCACCCCGACATTCAGTTCGACCTCAACCCGACCAACGACAAGGCTCCGCGCACCACCTTCGGCTTCCTCTATGCTGCCCTGGCACGGCGTTACCATCAGGGACTCAAGCCCTTCACTGTCATGTCGTGCGACAACATGCAGAAGAACGGCTCTATCACACGCCGCATGCTCGAATCATTCGCGCGTCTGCGTAACGACTCCGTGATGGCCAATTGGATTGCTGAGCAAGGCGCCTTCCCAAACGCCATGGTCGACCGTATCACACCTCAGACATCCGCCGCCGACAAGACGGCACTCGCAGACACCTTTGGAATTGAGGACTCATGGCCAGTTGTTACGGAGCCCTTCATGCAGTGGGTTATCGAGGACCAGTTCTCCGACGGCCGACCACCGTTTGAAAAGGTTGGCGTCCAGGTTGTCAAGGATATCCACGCTGTCGAGGAGTTCGAGAAGCACAAGCTACGCCTGCTCAACGGCAGCCACTCGGCCATTGGCTACCCCGGTCAATTGGCAGGCTTCAAATATGTCCACGAGGCCATGGAAAACCCGCTGTTTCACAAGTTCGTGTGGCAGATGATGCAGGACGAG CTTCCCCGCATCTGTCTCAACGCTTCTGGCAAGATCCCACAGTTCATCATGCCATCGATTGCCGAATCAATTTGGACCACTAGTCCGTTCCGTCGCCTGTGCTTCGTCGTGGCTGCTTGGTTCCGTTACGTCAGCGGTGTCGACGACAACGGAAACACATTCGCCGTTGCCGACCCGATGCGTGAGGAACTCCATACCAAGGCCCATGCTGGAGGCACCAGCCCGGCCGAGCTGCTCAGCATCAAGAGCCTGTTTGGTGATGATTTGCGCAGCGATAAGAGATTCCTCCAGGAGATCACCACGGCTATGGAGGGCATTGCGCGGGACGGCATCTTGAAGACGCTTCCCAAGTACGTTGACTAA
- a CDS encoding uncharacterized protein (COG:S;~EggNog:ENOG410PPVP) → MNLRHSAEGKKMSSASQPRPVEAQYQDEFYRRFTHVAGRGVPISSEWSRTKDGRVDYYIPEKNWAIELVRDHDEVDEHISRFKSGGKHHPWLEEKMIEDWIIINCATSLPTKEFSEPKLWHAVFINDYSELQLYNYQKALMMSVHLHN, encoded by the exons ATGAACTTAAGGcattcagctgagggcaaaaaaatgTCAAGTGcgtcacaacccagacctgtggaagccCAATACCAGGATGAATTCTACAGGAGATTCACTCATGTAGCAGGGCGAGGTGTACCgatatccagtgaatggtcaaggaccaaggatggtcgagtggattacTATATCCCTGAAAAGAATTGGGCGATTGAATTGGTGAGAGATCATGATGaagttgatgaacatatctctcgattcaagtCAGGCGGAAAGcatcatccctggctggaggagaagatgattgaggattggatcataatcaactgtgcgacttctttaccaaccaaag AGTTCTCTGAGCCTAAGCTGTGGCATGCTGTGTTtatcaatgattattctgaattgcagctGTATAATTATCAGAAAGCTCTtatgatgtctgtgcatctacatAATTGA